The Halomarina ordinaria genome segment CGTCGCGCTGGGAACGGAACCCAAATTACTGCTGCTTGACGAACCGACCAGCGGGATGAGTCCCGAGGAGACACGCGAGGTCATCGGGCTCGTAGGGGACCTGCGGACAGAGTTCCCCATCATACTCATCGAACACAAGATGAGCGTCGTGAACGAGGTCGCCGACCGGATTCTCGTCTTACACAACGGCCGAAAGCTGGCCGACGACCGGCCAGAGGTTGTCAAGCAAGATGAGGAAGTTCGCCGCGTCTACCTCGGAGGGACGGCATGAGTCTCCTTGAAGTCGAGGCTATCAACACCTACTACGGGCAGAGCCACATCCTCCATGACCTCTCGTTGAACGTTGAAGAGGGGGACCTCGTCACGCTCGTCGGTCGGAACGGGGCCGGAAAGACGACCACGCTGAAGTCGATCATGGGCTTCCAGAACCCCCGGACCGGAACGATCACCTTCGACGGTGTCGACATCTCGGACAACGAACCCCACGAAACCTCGCAGGCCGGTGTCTCCATCATCCCCGAACACCGCCGCGTGTTCCCCGAGTTAACCGTCGTGGAGAACCTCCAGTTGGGTCATATGGGCCATGGACTCCCCGATGAGCGTGTCGAAGAGCTGACCGGGCGTATCTATGACTACTTCCCGCGCCTCGAAGAGCGCAAACAGCAACGCGCGGGGGTGATGAGCGGTGGCGAACAGCAGATGCTCGCCATCGCCCGTGGCCTCCTCTCTGACCCGGAGCTCTTGCTCGTCGACGAACCAACCGAGGGACTGATGCCCTCGCTCGTCGAGAAACTTCGCGAGATCCTCCAGCGTATCAACGACGATGGTATCACCATTCTGCTCGTCGAGCAAAACGTCGAACTCGCCCTCGATATCAGCGACTACGGCTACGTCGTCGACGAAGGCGAAATCAAAGCCCAGGGATCTGGGAAAGAGCTAGCCCAGGACGAAGATATCAAGAACCGCTACCTCGCACTGGGGTGAGCGCTGATCGGAGCGAAGAACGCCGTTCGCGCGTCTTTCGGACGTTCCGCTCTATGGGATGTATGTACTCTAAACAGGATGAGCGGTGAGTGTAGAGCTCTTACGGGCGCAAGCGATCGACGACATCCTGCACACTGAACCCACGACCACTGTCGAACAGACGTTCTTTGACAAGTCCAACGATGCCCTCTGGAGCGAGCAATACGACGAAGATTATGACCAATCCGAACAGTACCTGCCAGTTCTCAGTGATGCCGATGAACGTATCTGACAACAAAATGAATACTGCAGCCCCGACGAGCGGACCGACGAGCGTCCCGATACCACCCATGATCGCCATCAGCACGACCTCGCCAGACATCGTCCAGAACAGCAGATCTGGCGAGATAAAAATGAACAGGGCGACGTACAACGCGCCAGCGAACCCAGAGATAGCCCCTGACATCGTGAAAGCCACCAGGAGGTAGTTGTTCACGTCATAGCCGAGGTGAAGTGCCCGGTCCTCGCTCTCGCGAATCGCCTTTAACGTTCGTCCGAACGGTGAGTTGACGATGCGTGTCATCGCAATGAACACGACCAAGAAGAGCACGCACACGAGCACGTAGAAGTGCAGATCGCTCTCGAGAGGGGCTAATGGGCCAAGGGGGGCCTCGGTGGTCGGTAACGACAGTCCGTTTGACCCACCGGTTAGTCCCGACCACTGGAAGACGATCGTATAGGTCATCTGTGCCAGTGCAAGGGTAATCATCGCGAAATAGATACCACGTCGTCGAAGGCTCAGGTATCCGAAGATAGCACTAATGACCGTGACAGCGACGACGCTGAGTACCATCGCGAGGTACAGGTTCGCGACGACGTATTCGGTAACCAAGATGGTCACGTATGCGCCGAGTCCAAAGAAGGCCGCATGGCCGAACGACAACTCACCTCCATAGCCGAGGATGATGTTGTAGCCCATCGCGAAGATACCCATGACGACGATCTCCGAGCCGAGAAACG includes the following:
- a CDS encoding ABC transporter ATP-binding protein, whose amino-acid sequence is MSLLEVEAINTYYGQSHILHDLSLNVEEGDLVTLVGRNGAGKTTTLKSIMGFQNPRTGTITFDGVDISDNEPHETSQAGVSIIPEHRRVFPELTVVENLQLGHMGHGLPDERVEELTGRIYDYFPRLEERKQQRAGVMSGGEQQMLAIARGLLSDPELLLVDEPTEGLMPSLVEKLREILQRINDDGITILLVEQNVELALDISDYGYVVDEGEIKAQGSGKELAQDEDIKNRYLALG
- a CDS encoding branched-chain amino acid ABC transporter permease; protein product: MSTDTARFGSATSMLGERWLMYLAVLLVLLALPFVTSPFLGSEIVVMGIFAMGYNIILGYGGELSFGHAAFFGLGAYVTILVTEYVVANLYLAMVLSVVAVTVISAIFGYLSLRRRGIYFAMITLALAQMTYTIVFQWSGLTGGSNGLSLPTTEAPLGPLAPLESDLHFYVLVCVLFLVVFIAMTRIVNSPFGRTLKAIRESEDRALHLGYDVNNYLLVAFTMSGAISGFAGALYVALFIFISPDLLFWTMSGEVVLMAIMGGIGTLVGPLVGAAVFILLSDTFIGITENWQVLFGLVIIFVVLLAPEGIVGLVKERLFDSGRGFSVQDVVDRLRP